From one Melioribacteraceae bacterium genomic stretch:
- a CDS encoding acyl-CoA carboxylase subunit beta: protein MPIQDKIQELMDMRAKARLGGGEKRIASQHQKGKYTARERIDMLLDEGSFEEFDMFVSHRTVDFGLDKQSYLSDGVVTGYGTIDGRLVYVFSQDFTVFGGSLSEMYAQKICKVMDKAMKVGAPVIGINDSGGARIQEGVKSLGGYADIFQRNILASGLIPQISAIFGPCAGGAVYSPALTDFTIMSKGTSYMFVTGPKVVKTVTGEEVSEEDLGGASVHGTKSGVAHFVADDENEGILLIRKLLSYLPQNNLEEPPLAACDDPIDRLDDTLNEIIPESPNKPYDVKDVIHSVVDYNEFLEVQRRYAPNIVTGFARFNGMSVGIVANQPSYLAGVLDINASRKAARFVRFCDSFNIPIVTLVDVPGFLPGTAQEYGGIILHGAKLLFAYGEATVPKVTIILRKAYGGAYDVMSSKHLRGDINYSWPAAEIAVMGPKGAIEVLHAKELKEIKDEHERAVFIAEKEEEYKNKFANPYVAAKYGYIDDVIEPRNTRFRIIRALQMLSTKKDQNPPKKHSNMPL from the coding sequence ATGCCTATTCAAGATAAGATTCAAGAGTTGATGGATATGCGTGCGAAAGCACGTTTAGGCGGTGGTGAAAAAAGAATCGCTTCACAACATCAAAAAGGTAAATATACAGCGCGTGAAAGAATTGATATGCTTTTGGATGAAGGAAGTTTTGAAGAATTTGATATGTTCGTTTCACATCGTACAGTTGATTTCGGTTTAGACAAACAAAGTTATCTTTCTGATGGTGTTGTTACAGGCTACGGTACTATTGACGGAAGACTAGTTTATGTTTTTTCGCAAGACTTTACAGTATTTGGCGGATCCCTCTCAGAAATGTATGCCCAGAAAATTTGTAAAGTAATGGATAAGGCAATGAAAGTTGGTGCTCCGGTAATTGGTATAAACGATAGTGGTGGTGCTCGTATTCAAGAAGGTGTTAAAAGTCTCGGTGGCTATGCTGATATCTTCCAAAGAAATATTTTAGCATCCGGGTTGATTCCACAGATATCTGCAATCTTTGGTCCCTGTGCCGGTGGTGCTGTTTATTCGCCTGCCTTAACAGATTTTACTATCATGTCCAAAGGAACAAGTTACATGTTTGTAACAGGTCCAAAAGTTGTTAAAACAGTTACCGGGGAAGAAGTAAGTGAAGAAGATTTAGGAGGTGCAAGTGTACACGGTACAAAATCGGGTGTTGCGCATTTTGTAGCTGATGATGAGAATGAAGGAATTCTATTAATAAGAAAATTACTCAGTTACTTGCCTCAAAATAATTTAGAGGAACCTCCTCTTGCCGCATGTGACGATCCGATTGACAGACTTGATGATACATTAAACGAAATTATTCCAGAAAGTCCGAACAAACCTTATGATGTAAAAGACGTAATTCACTCTGTTGTTGACTATAATGAATTTTTGGAAGTTCAAAGAAGATATGCACCAAACATTGTCACCGGTTTCGCAAGATTTAATGGAATGTCCGTTGGTATCGTTGCCAATCAACCTAGTTATTTAGCCGGTGTGTTAGATATAAATGCTTCACGAAAAGCCGCAAGATTTGTAAGATTCTGTGACTCATTTAATATCCCAATTGTAACATTAGTTGATGTTCCAGGATTCTTACCAGGTACTGCTCAAGAATATGGCGGAATTATTTTACATGGTGCAAAACTTCTATTTGCCTACGGAGAAGCAACCGTTCCGAAAGTGACTATAATATTAAGAAAAGCTTACGGCGGTGCTTACGACGTTATGAGTTCCAAGCATTTACGTGGTGATATAAACTATTCTTGGCCGGCGGCTGAAATAGCGGTCATGGGTCCCAAAGGTGCCATTGAAGTTTTACATGCGAAAGAGTTAAAAGAGATTAAAGACGAGCATGAAAGAGCCGTTTTTATTGCCGAAAAAGAAGAAGAATATAAAAACAAATTTGCAAATCCATATGTTGCAGCTAAATATGGTTATATAGATGATGTTATTGAACCACGGAATACAAGATTTCGTATTATCCGTGCATTACAAATGTTGAGTACCAAGAAAGATCAAAATCCACCAAAGAAACATTCAAATATGCCTTTATAA